One genomic segment of Burkholderia multivorans ATCC BAA-247 includes these proteins:
- a CDS encoding phosphotransferase, producing MTNTTQQLDVGRLARYLERHVPGFEGPVDAEKFAGGQSNPTFLLTAKSGRYVLRRQPPGELLKSAHAVDREFRVLSALSRTAVPVARPYHLCEDRDVIGSLFYVMSYEDGRIFWNPALPELAQADRSTCYDAVLRTMAALHDVDVDAVGLGDYGRPGNYFERQIGVWTKQYRAAETERLDAMEMLIDWLPRACPDDTGRPALVHGDFRLDNLMFERDDYRVKAVLDWELSTLGNPLADLAYFCMCLRLPADGHIPGLAGQDRAALGVPDEAQIVARYCALRGIEPIRDWHFYLAFSFFRLAAIAQGVKARALQGNASNEQALRVGAMAGRLAEQAVRVIDAHR from the coding sequence ATGACGAACACCACCCAGCAACTCGACGTTGGCCGCCTTGCGCGTTATCTCGAACGGCATGTTCCGGGCTTCGAAGGGCCCGTCGACGCGGAGAAGTTTGCCGGCGGCCAGTCGAACCCGACCTTTCTGCTGACCGCGAAGAGCGGCCGCTACGTGCTGCGTCGGCAGCCGCCGGGCGAACTGCTGAAGTCCGCGCACGCCGTCGACCGCGAGTTCCGCGTGCTGAGCGCGCTGTCGCGCACCGCGGTACCGGTCGCGCGGCCGTATCACTTGTGCGAGGACCGCGACGTGATCGGCAGCCTGTTCTACGTGATGAGCTACGAGGACGGCCGCATCTTCTGGAATCCGGCGCTGCCGGAACTGGCGCAGGCCGATCGCTCAACCTGCTACGACGCGGTGCTGCGGACGATGGCCGCGCTGCACGACGTCGACGTCGACGCGGTCGGCCTCGGCGACTACGGCCGCCCCGGCAACTATTTCGAACGCCAGATCGGCGTGTGGACGAAGCAGTATCGGGCGGCGGAAACGGAGCGCCTCGACGCGATGGAGATGCTGATCGACTGGCTGCCGCGCGCCTGCCCGGACGATACCGGCCGCCCCGCGCTCGTTCACGGCGATTTCCGGCTCGACAACCTGATGTTCGAACGCGACGACTATCGCGTGAAGGCCGTGCTCGATTGGGAACTGTCGACGCTCGGCAATCCGCTCGCCGATCTCGCGTATTTCTGCATGTGCCTGCGTCTGCCCGCGGACGGCCATATTCCGGGGCTCGCGGGCCAGGACCGCGCGGCGCTCGGCGTGCCGGACGAAGCGCAGATCGTCGCGCGCTACTGCGCGCTGCGCGGGATCGAGCCGATTCGCGACTGGCATTTCTATCTCGCGTTCAGCTTCTTCCGGCTCGCGGCCATCGCGCAGGGCGTGAAGGCGCGCGCGCTGCAGGGCAACGCGTCGAACGAGCAGGCGCTGCGCGTCGGCGCG
- a CDS encoding DUF3309 family protein has protein sequence MLGTILIVILILLLIGAFPTWPHSRSWGYWPSGTVGLIVIIVVILVLMGRI, from the coding sequence ATGCTCGGTACGATCCTTATCGTCATACTGATTCTGCTGCTCATCGGAGCATTTCCTACATGGCCTCACAGCCGAAGCTGGGGCTATTGGCCGTCGGGAACGGTCGGGTTAATCGTCATCATCGTCGTGATACTGGTGTTGATGGGTCGTATATGA
- a CDS encoding carbohydrate ABC transporter permease, producing the protein MALANDGAGAHALGVTTVARAARGRTRRDRTSLPWVFLAPTLVLLAVLSLVPTIAAINLALRNRVLRYPDSEYVGLRNFLRLASDRRFVNAIEVSALWEIVTVAGAVIVGIALAVFMFERVHGRWRRIASLVLIMPVLLPRVSAAFIWKFMYAPLTGIVSWLLGALGIGNTAFLADPHLALYAVALVDVWQWGLFFAVVILKLLETLPQEPLEAARLDYATTWQVHAYIALPMLKAPLVSLVFIKMVESLRSFDLIYVMTKGGPGIATETLDLYAYQQGIGLAGKVSYASSMAVLMMVATTLVFTLIWKRVNKWDD; encoded by the coding sequence ATGGCACTCGCAAATGACGGCGCCGGCGCGCATGCGCTCGGCGTGACAACGGTCGCGCGCGCCGCGCGCGGCCGCACGCGGCGCGACCGCACGAGCCTGCCGTGGGTGTTCCTCGCGCCGACCCTCGTGCTGCTCGCGGTCCTGAGCCTCGTTCCGACGATCGCCGCGATCAATCTCGCGCTGCGCAATCGCGTGCTGCGCTACCCGGACAGCGAATACGTCGGGCTGCGCAATTTCCTCCGGCTCGCGTCCGACCGCCGCTTCGTCAATGCGATCGAGGTGTCGGCGCTGTGGGAGATCGTCACGGTAGCCGGCGCCGTGATCGTCGGGATCGCGCTCGCGGTGTTCATGTTCGAGCGCGTGCACGGACGCTGGCGGCGCATCGCGTCGCTCGTGCTGATCATGCCGGTGCTGCTGCCGCGCGTCTCGGCCGCGTTCATCTGGAAGTTCATGTATGCGCCGCTCACCGGGATCGTGAGCTGGCTGCTCGGCGCGCTCGGCATCGGCAACACCGCGTTCCTCGCCGATCCGCATCTCGCGCTGTACGCGGTCGCGCTCGTCGACGTGTGGCAGTGGGGGCTGTTCTTCGCGGTCGTGATCCTGAAGCTGCTGGAGACGCTGCCGCAGGAGCCGCTCGAAGCCGCGCGGCTCGACTATGCGACGACGTGGCAGGTGCACGCGTATATCGCGCTGCCGATGCTGAAGGCGCCGCTCGTGAGCCTGGTGTTCATCAAGATGGTCGAGTCGCTGCGTTCGTTCGACCTGATCTACGTGATGACCAAGGGCGGCCCCGGCATCGCGACCGAGACGCTGGACCTGTATGCGTATCAGCAGGGCATCGGCCTCGCCGGCAAGGTGTCGTATGCGTCGAGCATGGCCGTGCTGATGATGGTCGCGACCACGCTCGTCTTCACGCTCATCTGGAAGAGGGTCAACAAATGGGACGACTGA
- a CDS encoding histidine phosphatase family protein: MAELFLVRHGQASFGTDDYDRLSHVGVQQGVWLGEYFARGHAPFDRVICGTMTRHAQTVDAILRGMARDDMPVERHPGLNEYDFHGLFAAAASDYPEIARLAAGSMHEHFRAFKQVLQLWTEDRLGPAAPESWAHFQQRVADARAAIRQSGGKRVLAVSSGGPIAVTIQQVLTAPPASAIALNLQIRNSSLSQFFFNAEAFHLASFNGIPHLEDPERQSFRTYG, translated from the coding sequence ATGGCTGAACTCTTTCTGGTGCGGCACGGGCAGGCGTCGTTCGGCACCGACGACTACGACAGGCTGTCCCACGTCGGCGTGCAGCAGGGCGTTTGGCTCGGCGAATACTTCGCGCGCGGGCATGCGCCGTTCGATCGCGTGATCTGCGGGACGATGACGCGGCATGCGCAGACGGTCGACGCGATCCTGCGCGGCATGGCGCGCGACGACATGCCGGTCGAGCGCCATCCGGGCCTGAACGAGTACGACTTCCACGGACTGTTCGCGGCGGCGGCCAGCGATTACCCGGAGATCGCGCGGCTTGCGGCCGGCTCGATGCACGAGCATTTCCGCGCGTTCAAGCAGGTGCTGCAGCTGTGGACGGAAGACCGGCTCGGCCCGGCGGCGCCGGAAAGCTGGGCGCACTTCCAGCAACGCGTGGCCGATGCGCGCGCGGCGATCCGGCAGTCGGGCGGCAAGCGCGTGCTCGCGGTCAGTTCCGGCGGGCCGATCGCGGTGACGATCCAGCAGGTGCTGACCGCGCCGCCCGCGAGCGCGATCGCGCTGAACCTGCAGATCCGCAACAGCAGTCTTTCGCAGTTTTTCTTCAACGCCGAAGCGTTCCATCTGGCGTCGTTCAACGGGATCCCGCATCTGGAGGATCCGGAGCGACAGTCGTTCCGGACCTATGGCTGA
- a CDS encoding ABC transporter substrate-binding protein, translating to MRIVAAGVLLGACLPGIAAAQACKVPTLRVLAQKSLGLSVMEKSLPGYEKQSGTKVEISYFGENDRRAKSRLDASTGAGSYQVYYVDEANVAEFASAGWIVPLLKYYPKEYDYDDFLPGRRAVASYKGVAYFAPLIGGGDFLFYRRDILDAAHIPVPKTLDELVAAVKKLNAPPKLYGWVARGQRGSGMNVWRWAPFMLGMGGTWTDKSGQPAFDSPAAVKATQLYSELFKYAPPGSATYDWSNALEAFRSGKVAFMIESTPFADWMEDASKSTVAGKVGYTRPPAPLPSAAYGHGFAISALGAKDDCTRMAAGRFIAWATSKEQEQARLRNGVFSDYNRSSTIASPYFKQHVAPQIQAGLNDTNPVTQVTIWRTPQWPDIGDNLGIALEQVFTGTQTDVRGTLDDATQYAKDALEHGTRK from the coding sequence ATGCGAATCGTCGCAGCGGGCGTGCTGCTCGGCGCCTGTCTGCCGGGCATCGCCGCCGCGCAGGCGTGCAAGGTGCCGACTCTGCGCGTGCTCGCGCAGAAGAGTCTCGGTCTGTCCGTCATGGAAAAATCGCTGCCCGGCTACGAGAAGCAGAGCGGCACCAAGGTCGAGATCAGCTACTTCGGCGAGAACGATCGCCGCGCGAAATCGCGGCTCGACGCGTCGACCGGCGCGGGCTCGTATCAGGTCTACTACGTCGACGAGGCGAACGTCGCCGAATTCGCGTCGGCCGGCTGGATCGTGCCGCTCCTCAAGTACTACCCGAAGGAATACGACTACGACGATTTCCTGCCGGGCCGCCGCGCGGTCGCGAGCTACAAGGGCGTCGCATACTTCGCGCCGCTGATCGGCGGCGGCGACTTCCTGTTCTATCGCCGCGACATCCTCGACGCTGCACACATTCCGGTGCCGAAGACGCTCGACGAGCTCGTCGCCGCGGTGAAGAAGCTGAACGCGCCGCCGAAGCTGTACGGCTGGGTCGCGCGCGGCCAGCGCGGCTCGGGAATGAACGTGTGGCGCTGGGCGCCGTTCATGCTCGGGATGGGCGGCACGTGGACCGACAAGAGCGGGCAGCCCGCGTTCGACTCGCCGGCCGCAGTGAAGGCCACGCAGCTGTATAGCGAGCTGTTCAAGTACGCGCCGCCGGGCTCCGCGACCTACGACTGGAGCAACGCGCTCGAAGCGTTCCGCTCCGGCAAGGTCGCGTTCATGATCGAATCGACGCCGTTCGCGGACTGGATGGAGGATGCGAGCAAGTCGACGGTCGCGGGCAAGGTCGGCTATACGCGTCCGCCCGCGCCGCTGCCGTCGGCCGCCTACGGACACGGCTTCGCGATCTCGGCGCTCGGCGCGAAGGACGACTGCACGCGGATGGCGGCCGGCCGCTTCATCGCATGGGCGACCAGCAAGGAGCAGGAACAGGCGCGGCTGCGCAACGGCGTGTTCAGCGACTACAACCGCTCGAGCACGATCGCCAGCCCGTACTTCAAGCAGCACGTCGCGCCGCAGATCCAGGCCGGCCTGAACGACACGAACCCCGTCACGCAGGTGACGATCTGGCGCACGCCGCAGTGGCCCGACATCGGCGACAACCTCGGCATCGCGCTCGAACAGGTGTTCACCGGCACGCAGACCGACGTGCGCGGCACGCTCGACGACGCAACCCAGTACGCGAAGGATGCGCTCGAACATGGCACTCGCAAATGA